One genomic region from Pseudomonadota bacterium encodes:
- a CDS encoding DinB family protein, producing MQQVTAINTHCPWSGDPVSADSITLYRQRAVGFCNPGCRDRFERATLHFDNLLAHPEGGPPPFRSRAAYNRWMNERLLGVIDELTDADYRRDLGAFFRSIHLTMNHLLVWDLVWLKRLADRFPGEFALEQLRSRAMPTAHDQQLCADREALRHERTAMDAVLITYVEGVSEAKGAQILEYATRDGDRVRKRVDGVLTHLFNHQTHHRGQITALLSQLGVDPGDTDLLLTLEEY from the coding sequence ATGCAACAAGTGACCGCGATCAATACGCACTGCCCCTGGTCGGGCGATCCCGTGAGCGCGGATTCGATCACTCTGTACCGCCAGCGGGCCGTGGGCTTCTGCAACCCGGGGTGTCGAGATCGTTTCGAGCGGGCCACCCTGCACTTCGACAACCTGCTAGCGCACCCTGAGGGCGGCCCGCCACCTTTCCGCAGTCGGGCAGCGTACAACCGCTGGATGAACGAACGCCTTCTCGGCGTCATCGACGAGCTCACGGACGCGGACTACAGGCGAGACTTGGGCGCATTTTTCCGGTCGATCCACCTCACGATGAACCACCTATTGGTGTGGGACCTGGTGTGGCTGAAGCGCCTGGCAGATCGTTTCCCCGGAGAGTTCGCGCTGGAGCAGCTTCGGTCCCGAGCAATGCCCACGGCGCACGATCAGCAGCTTTGCGCGGATCGGGAGGCGCTTCGCCACGAGCGTACGGCGATGGATGCGGTGCTAATCACCTACGTCGAGGGAGTCAGTGAGGCGAAGGGCGCGCAGATTCTCGAGTACGCCACGCGCGACGGCGATCGCGTGCGTAAACGCGTGGATGGGGTGCTGACCCACCTGTTCAACCATCAGACCCACCACCGCGGTCAGATCACCGCCTTGTTGA